The nucleotide sequence CCACAGTGGCCGCCGAGCGTGGCGAGATGGTGCTGTTCGGCGTACCGGCCACCAAACCGGAAACCGGCTACGGCTACATCAAGTCGACCAACGATGCGCTGCTGCCTGAGGGCGTGAGCCGTGTGTCGCACTTCGTCGAGAAACCCGACGTCAAGCGCGCCACCGAGTTCGTCCAGGCCGGCGGTTATTTCTGGAACAGCGGCATGTTCCTGTTCCGCGCCAGCCGTTTCCTCGAAGAGCTGAAAAAGCACGATCCGGACATCTACGACACCTGCCTGCTGACCCTGGAGCGCAGCGAGCAGACCGCGGACACCATCACCTTCGACGAAGCCACCTTCGCTTGCTGCCCGGATAACTCCATCGACTACGCCGTGATGGAAAAGACCCAGCGTGCCTGTGTGGTGCCGCTGTCGGCGGGCTGGAGCGATGTCGGTTGCTGGGCGTCGCTGTGGGAAGTCAATCCCAAGGATGCCGACGGCAACGTCACCAAGGGCGACGTGGTGGTCCAGGACAGCCGCAACTGCATGATCCATGGCAACGGCAAACTGGTGTCGGTGATCGGCCTGGAAAACATCGTGGTGGTCGAAACCAAGGACGCCATGATGATTGCCCACAAGGACAAGGTCCAAGACGTCAAGAAGATGGTCAACACCCTCAATGCCCAGGGTCGCACCGAAACCCAGAACCACTGCGAAGTCTATCGTCCGTGGGGCTCCTACGACTCGGTGGACATGGGCGGGCGCTTCCAGGTCAAGCACATCTCGGTCAAGCCGGGTGCGTGCCTGTCCTTGCAGATGCACCACCACCGCGCCGAACACTGGATCGTGGTCAGCGGCACCGCCGAAGTGACCTGCGACGAGAACGTGTTCCTGCTCACCGAAAACCAGTCGACCTACATCCCGATCGCGTCGGTCCACCGCCTGCGCAACCCGGGCAAGATCCCGCTGGAAATCATCGAAGTGCAGTCCGGCAGCTACCTGGGCGAAGACGACATCGAGCGCTTCGAAGACATCTACGGTCGCTCCACCCCGATCGAACGCGGCGTGTCGGTGAAAACCATCGCGCAGTAACAACCGGCGGTAAGAGGTTCCACCACCAACCCACTGCGTCCCCTATCCGCAGTGGGTTGGTTTTTTTCAGACTTTCAGCGGCCTTTTGGTACTGAACTTCAGATCTCGCCACTTCAGCTTGGAAGTCGGTACAAGAGAGCTGTCCAATTCGATTGCCCGACCCAGTCTCGCTGCTGCGATGAAGCGATGATGACCGTCCTTCAGGGTAATGACTTTTGCACCACTGTCGTAGGCGAAGGTAGGCGTTCCCAAGCCGACCTTGAGCGCCGTTGGATCTTTCGCCTTGATCAAGGCCACTGCCCTCTCACGTTCCGCGCCTTCCAGGACGTGAAATTTCTCGTACTCTTCGATCCCTTCTTCATTGGCCCAGTCCTGACTGGGAAGCAGTTCATACCCTGTCGGCCATTGGGGTAGCCTTTTCCCTTCGACCAATTCGAATTTCCTGTGGAACACCACGGTCAGCCGATCTACCGTTACTTCCATCCGATTCCTGACAATCGTTGCCTTTTTGAAACTGATCGAAACGTCGCCGGTTGATAACTCACCCGCCTGCCCCTCTTTTTGCTCTTGTGCAAAACCCTCGCTTGCGCTGGCCAGCGGTTTCAAATCCGCAGGTAGGCGCCTACCAAACATGGGCACCGATACGGACGGCGGCTTTTCAGTCGGGGGAAGGGTGTTGGTTCGCCCGGGGGGCTCAGTCGAAGTCCTGGTTGCACCGAACATGGCGGCCCGAGCTCTTACTGAGTTTTCTTTCTTCTCCTCCGGTGGAGGTTCCACGCCATCGAGTCTCCCTCTCGTACGGCCGTCGGTATCCAGGAACGTGGCTGGATTATTTCCCACCATCGCGTAAACATTCAGACCATCCACACTCCCCGCCGGGTCAGGATTCAGCCAACGCTGCAACCACGGTACGTAGTACCTGAAACCATAGGCATAAAGCCCCGTCGCATCCCGCTCCTTACCCGAGTATCGGACAGTCTTGTAACCCACCTCGATCGCATCCTCCCCCGCCAGGAACGCCGTCTCGCCGAAGGGGTAGAAGTGTTCCCGGCTGATGATCCGCCCGTCGTGGTCAAGCTCAAGGCTGATCGAACCCAAGTGGTCGGAAAAACCATACCGATAGTGGTCATTCGTGCCTGAAGGCGGCGTACTTTCCCAGTGCAGTACCCGAACGCTGTTGACTCCGCCCTGGGCGGTGATGACCTGCAGTGATTCCCCGGTGCCGCTGTCGGCGCGCAGTTCCAGCCCCGGGAGATAACGCACCTCGGCGGCGAGGGTCCGGGTTGCGGTTTGCAGTGTGCGAAGCTTGCGCACGCGCAGGCCGCTGCCATCGTAGACATAGGCCTCGCTGTCATTGAGCCCCGATTCACGCTGGATCGGAGTGACCGAGCGCAACTGGTTGCGCAAGTCCCAGGCCAGGGTCCGGCCGCCCTCCAGCACCAGGCAGTTACCCCGCGCATCGAACGCCGCAGCGATCTCCTCTTCTGTCGGCGGCACGCCGTTACGGTACGGCAGGCAACGATTGCTGTAGCGAGCCGCTTGCAACTGGCGGCCATGGTTCTGCGCCCCGACGTGGGTCAACTCCAGCAGGTTGCCGCTTGCATCATAGCGGTAGGTCTGCCGGTAGTTGCTGAGCGCGGCCGGGTCGACGCGCCCCACGGAATCAGGTCCTCGGTTCGCAGCGCCCGCCTCCCATCCGCTGGCCTCGATCAGTCGATAGAGGGTGTCATAACGGAAACGACTGATCGGGTCGATGCGCTGGTTGGCGAAGTAGCGCGTCGACAGGGCCTTGTCCTCGATGCCCAACACGTTGCCCATGGGGTCGTAGGCATAGACCAGGTGTTGCAACGACTGACCGGCACGCCGGACATGGCGCTCCATCAGCCATCCGTCTTCAGGGGCGTAAGTCAGCGTGGTCTGTACCTCGTTGCCGGCCATTTCCCGTTCGATCTGGCCCTGGGCGTTATAGTCGACCTCACTCACCAGCGACTGCCACTGGCTCTGGCCCTGTAACAGCAATTGGCTGTGGGACAGCCGGCCATCGCGGGTCAGGGCCTGACGCTGCCGATTACCCCTGGCGTCAATCTGCTCCAGCACATCGCCCAGCGGACCAAGGCGCCACGTCGTCAAGGCGCCGTCGCCAGGCTCGAGCAGGGATTCGCGATCGGCTTCCGACGCCGGCCAGTCCGGCATGGCCCCATCCAGGCTGAAACGACGGTTCAGGACAAGGCTTTGGCCTGTCAGCGCAAAGGATTCCAGCAGCAAGGTACCCGCCGGGTCATCGTGACGGATCAATTGCCCATATTGATTGAAATCGTGGTTGCCCTGGCCCGGAGCGCCATACTTCATACGTTCGACACAGGCGCGCGGTTGCCCGCTGCCTTGTTCGAACACCGCCACCGGACGGAGCGAATCGTCGTAGATCACGTCGCGCTGCGTACCCCGCCCATCCCAGCCCCGCAAGCTTTCACCGGCGAGCCCAGGCAGATCGAGTTGCTGGCCCGCATCGACGCTGATCGCAAGCAGCACGACACCGGACAGCGAATACACCGTCGAGAGACTGGCAGGCGTCGCCGCATCGTCCTGTTGCAGGGCCCACAATCGTGGATCCCACTGCTTGACCTCGCGTCCGGCCAGGTCGAAAAGGCTGCGGTTGACCCGCGATTGCGCAGGTTCCCGTTCGAGCGCACGGCAATAGTCGACCGAACGGACCGGCAGGAACCTGGGATCAACCGCAATCAGCCTCGGCGTACCGTGATCCATGCTCATGCCTCGGGCCTCCTGTCATGGTGCGGTCTGCCCGACATCTAACAAGGGGTGGCCAGCGGTGACTACTGTCAGAGATAACAGTGACGACCGGTGGAGCAGGATGCAGGAGCATATCCATGCCCCGTCCCCTTCGGTAGGATGGAGCGACGGTAACGGAGGTTTTGAACATGCTTATCGGCGTCTTGCTGGTCATTACCTGGCTGATCCTGCTGCTGCGCTATCCGGCCAAGGCACTGCCGGTGTCCCTGGCAGCGTTCGTCGGCCTGGGGCTGGTCGCCGCCTGGGTGGTCTGGCAGGAAAACCGTGAAACCCGGCAACTGGCACGCCTGGAGCTGCGCATTACCTACGCCCCCGAACGCTGCCCCGCCGACCGCCCGCTGTTGCTGAACATGAACAACGGCAACGACGTACCGTTGGTTGAGCTGCGCTGGCGAATCGCGGCCTATGCCCCCGGCGATACCATCAACCTGGCCGACACGCCCTACAGCGCACCGCGCTACCGGGGCCCCGGCCATTTGCAGGCGGGCAAGGACTGGCAGGATTGCCTGCCCCTGCCGTCCCTGCGACCCGGCTACCGCCCGCAGTCCCTGGAGTTTCGCGCCGAGCGATTGCAGGGTAGTTTTTCCGACTGATCCCCGTCTCTACTTTTTCTGCACAAGGAACGCGCCATGCCCGTTGCGTTGATTACCGGATGTTCCAGCGGCATCGGCCGCGCCCTCGCCGATGCGTTCAAGGCCGCCGGATTCCAGGTCTGGGCCAGTGCCCGCAAAGCCGAGGACGTCGCCCAACTCAGCGCCGCCGGGTTCACCGCGGTGCAATTGGACGTGAACGATGGCCCGGCGCTGGCGCAATTGAGCGAACGGATCAACCAGCAGCACGGCGGTCTCGATGTGCTGATCAATAACGCCGGTTACGGTGCCATGGGTCCGCTGCTGGACGGTGGCGTGCCGGCCCTGCAACGGCAGTTCGAAACCAATGTGTTCGCCATCGTCGGCGTGACCCGGGCGTTGTTCCCGGTACTGCGCCAGGCCAAGGGGCTGGTGGTGAATATCGGCAGTGTTTCCGGTGTGCTGGTGACACCGTTCGCCGGCGCGTACTGCGCCTCGAAGGCCGCCGTGCATGCCTTGAGCGATGCGCTGCGCATGGAACTGGCGCCCTTCGGCATCCGCGTGATGGAGGTGCAGCCCGGCGCCATTGCCTCGAGCTTTGCGACAAACGCCGGGCATGAAGCCGAACAGTTGATCCACGAACAATCGCCCTGGTGGCCCCTGCGCGACGGCATCCGCGCCCGGGCCAAGGCCTCCCAGGACAACCCCACCCCAGCCAGCGAATTCGCCACCGGGCTGCTCAACGCCGTGCAACAACCCAGGCCACCACGCCTGCTGCGCCTGGGCAACGGCAGCCGGGCGTTGCCGTTGATGGCGGGATTACTACCCAAGGGGTTACTGGAAAAAGGCTTGATGAAACGGTTCGGGCTGGGTGGGTCGCTGTGATCGAAATGGCATGGCCCCGACGGGGATCATCTACAACTGATCCACCGCCATCGCGAGCAGGCTCGCTCCCACAGGGGATTCGGGGTGCATACAGGTTTCTCGGTCAGACACAGAACATTGTGGGAGCGAGCCTGCTCGCGATGGCGTCGCCACAGTCAACATCTTCATCGACTGACCCACCGCTTTCGCGAGCAAGCTCGCTCCCACAGGGGATTCGGGGTGCACACAGGTTTCTCGGTCTGACACAGAACATTGTGGGAGCGAGCCTGCTCGCGATGGCGTCGCCACAGTCAACATCTTCATCGACTGACCCACCGCTTTCGCGAGCAAGCTCGCCCCCACAGGGGATTCGGGGTGCACACAGGTTTCTCGGTCAGACACAAAACATTGTGGGGCTCGCTCCCACAGGGGATTCATGGCGTCCTCAGCCTCAACTGCCGGCCTGGGGCTCGACCACCACCGTGCAGGTCATCCCCGCCGCCAGCAGCACGCCGTCCGGCACTTCGTCGAGATGAACCCGCACCGGCACCCGCTGGGCCAGGCGCACCCAGTTGAAGGTCGGGTTCACGTCGGCGATCAACTCGCGGCTGACCGGGTTGTCGCGGTCGTAGATCCCGCGGGAGATGCTTTCCACATGGCCCTTGAGCACCTCGCCGCTCATCAACTGCAACTGTGCCGGGTCACCGATCCGCACCTTGGGCAGCTTGGTTTCCTCGAAGAAGCCATAGACCCAGAACGAATTCATATCGACCAGCGCCATCTTCGCTTCGCCGATGCGCGCATAGTCGCCGCGGTGCACGTTGAGGTTGGTGACGTAGCCATCCACGGCAGCGCGAACTTCAGTGCGCGACAGGTTCAATTCGGCCGCCTCCAGTTGCGCCTGGGCCTGCTGGTAATCGGCCAACGCCGAATCGGCGATGTTGCTGGCGTCGTCGCGGTTTTCCCGGGAGATCACCAGGCTGTCCAGGTCCGCGCGCCGGTGCGCATTGACCTTGCGCATCTCCCAGGTGGCCTTGCGCGATGCCACCAGGGACTGCGCCTGCTTGACCGCGATGCGGTAATGCTCGGGGTCGATGCGCATCAGCAGGTCACCCTGTTTCACCCGCTGATTGTCACGCACCGGCACGTCCACCACCTCGCCACTGACATCGGCGGCGACGTTGATGATGTCGGCGCGTACCCGGCCATCGCGAGTCCAGGGGGTATTCATGTAGTGCACCCACAGCGCACGACCGATCCACAGCGCCAGGGCCAGCACCAGCAGCGTCGCAAGCAGGCTGAAAAACTTTTTCATTGCATCGATCTCAACGGTAGACCGTCAGCGCCAGCGCGCCGAACAGGCAGGTAAACAGACTCAGGCGCAGCAGCGCCGGGTGCCAGAAGAAGCGATACAGGTCCAGCCCCGACAGGAAGCGATCCAGGGCCCAGGCCAGCGCCGCGGCGAGGAAAAACAGCAAGGTCAGGGTGGGCATGTACACGCCATGGAAGGCGATTTCACGGGGCATGTTGACGGTCCTGGGGCAGCGCAGCGGCGAAGGCCGCCATGGGCGATTGCGGGTCCAACAGCGAAGTGCGGATGAAATGCAGGTAGCTCTTCACCCGGCGCAGGGCCGAGGTGTCGAAATGCGCGGCGAACGGTTCATCGGTGGCCTGCACGCGACAGATGGCCTGGTCCACCGCCACCAGTGCACGCTCCAGATTGCTCTGGCTCGGCTGGCGGAACAGCCGCACCAGCGCCCGTCCCATCAGGCGGATGGCCTGGCGCCACGGCTGGCTCTCGGCATAGGCCGGGTGCACCGGCAGGATCGCCTGCTCCTTGCGCAACTCGATAATCCCGTGACCGACCTCCAGCACTACGAACATCCAGCGCAACAGGTCCCGTTGCACCTCGGGTTGTCCCGCCGCCAACCCGTAGGCCTGGTGCAACAGGTCGCGGGTGCGGCTCTCGAAGCCCGACGCCAGCCCCTTGAGCCTGCCGCTGATGGCAAACACCACTTGCTCGCGCAGATCCTGTTCGAGGCGGCGCCACAGCCAACGGCTGTTGGGCGGCAGGATGATCGCCCCGGCGGCCGCGCACACCAGCATGCCGAGGATCATCGCAAGGTAATCGTTGATAAAGGCGTAGGGGTTGTACACCGTCAGGTTGTCGGGCACCGAGCCCGTGCAGAAAAAGATCAGCAACCCAAGCCCGACCCCGGCGTATTGCGGCCGGGAACTGAGGAACGAGCCAAACATGATCACCGGCGCCAACATCACGCAGAGCAACGGGAACCCGTCGATCAGCGGAAAGATGAAGAACATCTCGACGAATCCTACCAGCGCCCCGAGCAACGTCCCGCAAGCCATCTGGAAGGCCATGTGCTTGGGGTTCGGCGTGGCCGCCGACAAACCCACCGTGGCGGCGGCGATCATCGTCATGGTCGCGCCGCTCGGCCAGGCCGTGGCAACCCAATAGCTGCCCAGCACCAGCAGGATGAAGCCGGCGCGCAACCCCGAAGCCGCGGCAGACAGCCAATTGGTCTGCGATACGAACGGCTCGTCCCAACGCTCGCGCTCGTGACGGTGCTCGGCCAGGGACGCATGGGTCAAGGCGTAACCGTGCAGATCATCGACGAAGCGATAGAGCAATTCACAGGCGGTGTGGAAATCCAGCCACTGCGCGTCGCTCGGGTCTGTTGCCTGGAACACCGCCCGCCACTGGCGGACCTGTGCCGGCAAATCCGCCTTGTAGCGGGCCAGGGCTTCGGCCAGACGCGCCGCGTCCAGGTCGGTCAAGGCCCGCCCGCTGAAGCCGTCCAGCAATTCGGCGAGGTTCTGCAGGCCGGGTTTGATGGCGTCCACCCCATGATCGACGGCACTGGCTCGCAGGCGCTCGAGCAACTGGTGCAAGGCATTGAAGCGCGTGGTGATGCCCATGAACTCACTGTTCAGACGGTTGAGCCGACCATTGCGCCGACGCATGTGCGGGTCTTCGAATACCGTCACGCTGCGCAGGCTCTCCAGGCCCACGGCCTCGGCAATGAAACGCACGTTGGCGGCCTCGAATGCATCCCGCTGGCTGCGCCCGCGCAAACCATCGGTGACGAACAGCGCGAACACCCCAAAGCGCTGGTACAAGGCGTTGCGCATGGCCGCGCTGGCGGTTTGCGGCAGGATCGCGGCACTGACCAGGGTGGCACAGAGAATGCCCAGGGAAATCTCCAGCACCCGCCAGAGCGCCGCCATGAACGCCCCTTCCGGATGGGCCAGGGCCGGCAGGCCGATCATCGCCGCGGTGTAGCCGGCCAGCACAAAACCGTAGGCCCGGAAGTTGCGATAACGCGCCGCGCCCGCCGTGCAGACACCGACCCAGAGGGTCAGGCAGCCCAAGAACCATTCGGTGTTCTGGGCGAACAGCGCGATCAGCGCCACCATCACCGCCGAACCGACCAGCGTGCCAAGAAAACGGTAGAAACTCTTGGCGAACACCTGGCCACTCTGGGGCTGCATGACGATGAACACGGTGATCATGGCGGTGCGCGGTTGCGGCAGCTCCAGGCGCATCGCCAGCCACAACGTCAGGAACGCGGCGAACAACACCTTGAAGATGTAGACCCAGGTCACCCCATCGCTGCGGGCCCAGTCGAAGAAACCGCGGCGCCATTCGAGGCGGTGGAGCCAGCGTACCGGGGTCATCAAAGAGGTCATGAATGGGCACTCACCGGGAGAGACTCAGCGTCGTGGTGTCAGGTACATCACTGCCGGCCTCCAGTCCGCCGCCCAGCGCCGTCACCAGACCGGCATGGGCACTGAGGCGCGCAGCCTCCACTTGCTGCTGCACCTGTTGCTGCTTGAACAATAGGCTCTGGGCGTTGAGTACGTTGAGGTAGTCCGTCAGCCCGCGCTGGAACGCCACCAACGCAATGTCGTAGGTGCGTTGCGCAGCGGCCACGGACTCGGCGGCGAAGACCTGTTGCTTGTCCATGGACTCGCGACGGATCAACTGGTCGGAAATGCTCTTGAGCGCGTTCACCAGCGTCTGGTTGTAGTGCGCCACGGCGACGTCATAACCGGCCGCCGCCTCGCCCAACTGCGAACGCAGGCGCCCGCCGTCGAAGATCGGCAGGGTGACGGCCGGCCCGACGCTGTAGGTCAGCTTCTTGCCCGTCAGGAACTCCAGCGCCCCGCCGCCCGTGGCCATGTAGCCCAGACTACCCACCAGGTCGACATTGGGATAGAAACCGGCCCTGGCGACGTCGATGCCCCGTGCCTGGGCCGCCACTTGCCAGCGACCGGCAACCACATCCGGACGCTGGCCCAGCAGCTCGGCGGGCAACGCCGACGGCAGCTTCAACGGTGCACCAAGGACCAGGGCCGGCCGTTGCAGACCCGCGCCCGCCCCCGGTCCCTTGCTCGCCAGTGCCGCCAGTTGATTGCGGCTCAAGGCAATGGCTTCGTCGACGGCGTCGAGTTGACGATGGGTTTCAGGCAACGGTGCCTGGGCCTGGCTGACTTCGAAATGCGTGCCGATGCCGCCGTCGAGGCGCTTTTGCGCCAGGTCGAGAATCTGCTCCTGCTGGCGCAGGGTCGCGGCGACGATATCGCGCTGGGCGTAGTGCAGCGCAAAGCGGACGTAGGCCTGCACGATGTTGTTCTGCAACTCCAGCTGCGCCTGCCGTGCCTCGGCGACGCTGGCGTGGGCCAGGTCGACCGCCCGCTCGCTGGCGTTACGCTCGCGCCCCCACAGGTCCAGGGCATAGCTCAGGCCCAGGCCGGCGTTGTTGTCCCAGGTGGTGGTGTCGGCCAGTTCGCCCGGGCCGTAGAACTGATCGGAGGGCCAGTTATGGCGCTTGAGGGTCGCCTGGCCATTGACCTGCGGCGACTCGGCGGCCTCGGCCACACCGGCCATGGCCCTGGCCTGCCGTACCCGGGCGGCGGCCATCGCCAGGCTCGGACTGTCCTGCACGGCCAGGTCGATCCAGCGGTCCAGTTGCGGGTCGCCATAGGCTTTCCACCACTGGCGGGTGGGCCAATGGGCATCGCGGACGGCCTCGCGGATCGCGTCATCGGTGCTCAGTTGACTGGCTGACAATGCCTCGCCCTGGGGTGCGATTCCTCCCGTCCCGATGCACCCGCCGAGAGTCAACGATAAAGCCCAAACACTGAGAGTCTTCAGCTCTCTGCTGATGCAACGCGGCACTGGCGCAAGATTCCTGGGAAAGGGGCATAAAAGGCGATGAGCGTGCATGCCGATGACACAACCTGTGGGAGCGAGCCTGCTCGCGATGACGGTGGCAACTGCCCTATCGCAGGCAACTGACCCAACGCTTTCGCGAGCAGGCTCGCTCCCACATGAGGTCCGTGCCAGACAGGCCGCCCCTACATTGGCGGCAATTCTAGGCACCCATCCAAACGGCGATAAGCCAATCTTTCTGCGAATCTTTGTTACCGTAAACGCGATAATCCGTCAGTTGGATCCCGTAGCGCCGCAACTTCGTGTCACAATTTGCCATCGCCCAAGAGAGCCCTTCATGGACACCTTGCAAAACATGCGTGCGTTCTGCTGTGTTGCCGAAGCCGGCAGTTTCACCGCCGCCGCCGTGCAGCTCGATACCACTACAGCCAACGTCTCGCGTGCGGTTTCCAATCTGGAAGCCCATCTGCAAACCCGCCTGCTCAACCGCACCACCCGCCGTATTGCCCTGACCGAAGCCGGCAAACGCTATCTGTTGCGTTGCGAGCAGATCCTGGCCTATGTCGAGGAAGCCGAAGCCGAGGCCAGCGACGCCCATGCCCGACCAGCCGGGCAGTTGAAGGTCCATACCATGACCGGCATCGGCCAGCATTTCGTGATCGACGCCATCGCCCGCTATCGCAAGACCCATCCGGACGTGACCTTCGACCTGACCCTGGCCAACCGCGTACCGGACATCCTGGATGAGGGCTATGACGTCTCCATCGTGCTGGCCAGCGAATTGCCGGATTCGGGTTTTGTTTCCCAACGCCTGGGCATCACCTACAGCATCGTCTGCGCCTCACCCGCCTACGTGAAGGCCAACGGTTGCCCACAGAAGCCCGTCGAGCTGCTCAACCACGCTTGCCTGCGCCTGGTCAGCCCGGTCATTCCGCTGGAGAAATGGGTGTTCGACGGCCCGGAAGGCCAGGAAATGGTCACCATCAACCAGTCACCGTTCCTGGTGAACTCCGCCGACGCCATGAAAACCGCGATCACCAGCGGCATGGGCGTGGGGGTATTGCCGGTCTATGCGGCCATCGAAGGCCTGCGCAACGGCACGCTGGTGCGGGTAATGCCCAATTACCGCTCCCAGGAACTGAATCTCTACGCCATCTACCCTTCGCGCCAATACCTGGATGCGAAGATCAAGACCTGGGTCGAGTACCTGCGAGGTTCGCTGCCGGAAATCCTGACAGCGCACCAGGCGGAGCTGACGGCGTATGAGTTGAGCGGAAGTCTGACGGGCGCGCGAGCCGCGAATTGAAATCGCCGGCCTCGTATCGAGCAATGAGTCTCAGCGCTTGCCCATCGAACGACGCGTGCCGGGCGGTGCGGCACCCGGGGACTTGGCGTGACCATCCTTTACGCCGTTCTTGTACCAAGGCAGTTGCCCCGCGCCTTTGGCCGAGGCCAGCTCACCGGGCTTGAAGGGAAACTTGAAGGCCGGGATCGCCGCTTTGCCGCTCTCGGGGCTGGAAACATCGCCGTCAGGCAGGTCGGCCTGTTCGCCGTTCGGGGAAGTCATGTAAATGCCGTTCACTCAAGGTAGGACATCAATCCGTGGTGAGGGAGCAAGCTCCTTCGCCACGCGGTGTGGGGCGAGTATATCCGCTCGTTGCCGCAACGTATCGGGCAGATTCAATCTGTCCGACAGGAACCCAGGACAAAACTGACAAGCCTGTCAGTTAGCCGTCACCTTCCTGACCGTCTCGCAACGCTATATAAGAAACATGAAACCCCCTTCGTCCCGGACCGGCTTCCCACATCCATGCACATCCAGAAAAAAACCGTCCTGCTCGTCGCGCTATTGGTCGCCCTCGCGGCCCTCGCCCTCTGGCTCGTCGTGAAGCCCATCACCGCCAGGCCCAGTGCCCCGGCCGCCGTTCCGGTACAGGTGGTCAGCGTGGAGCAGAAGGATGTGCCGCGCTTCGCCAGCGGCATCGGCACAGTGTTGTCACTGCACAGCGTGGTGATCCGCCCGCAGATCGACGGCATCCTCACCCGATTGCTGGTCAAGGAAGGCCAACTGGTCAGCAAAGGTGACCTGCT is from Pseudomonas sp. B21-056 and encodes:
- a CDS encoding efflux transporter outer membrane subunit, with the translated sequence MPRCISRELKTLSVWALSLTLGGCIGTGGIAPQGEALSASQLSTDDAIREAVRDAHWPTRQWWKAYGDPQLDRWIDLAVQDSPSLAMAAARVRQARAMAGVAEAAESPQVNGQATLKRHNWPSDQFYGPGELADTTTWDNNAGLGLSYALDLWGRERNASERAVDLAHASVAEARQAQLELQNNIVQAYVRFALHYAQRDIVAATLRQQEQILDLAQKRLDGGIGTHFEVSQAQAPLPETHRQLDAVDEAIALSRNQLAALASKGPGAGAGLQRPALVLGAPLKLPSALPAELLGQRPDVVAGRWQVAAQARGIDVARAGFYPNVDLVGSLGYMATGGGALEFLTGKKLTYSVGPAVTLPIFDGGRLRSQLGEAAAGYDVAVAHYNQTLVNALKSISDQLIRRESMDKQQVFAAESVAAAQRTYDIALVAFQRGLTDYLNVLNAQSLLFKQQQVQQQVEAARLSAHAGLVTALGGGLEAGSDVPDTTTLSLSR
- a CDS encoding LysR family transcriptional regulator, which produces MDTLQNMRAFCCVAEAGSFTAAAVQLDTTTANVSRAVSNLEAHLQTRLLNRTTRRIALTEAGKRYLLRCEQILAYVEEAEAEASDAHARPAGQLKVHTMTGIGQHFVIDAIARYRKTHPDVTFDLTLANRVPDILDEGYDVSIVLASELPDSGFVSQRLGITYSIVCASPAYVKANGCPQKPVELLNHACLRLVSPVIPLEKWVFDGPEGQEMVTINQSPFLVNSADAMKTAITSGMGVGVLPVYAAIEGLRNGTLVRVMPNYRSQELNLYAIYPSRQYLDAKIKTWVEYLRGSLPEILTAHQAELTAYELSGSLTGARAAN